The nucleotide sequence CTTTAAAACCAACCTGATTCTACAAGTGCACGATCCGGCTGGCGGCCCCATAGGAAGGGGGGAGGCGGCTCCTAACGTGCGCTACGGCGAAACGCCCGAAGGCATACAGCAAGAATTCAGCGCCTTGCAGCAGGCCGGCTTGGGTGCCGTTCGGACCGAAGCAGAGTTGCACGAGTTTCTGGCGACCCACACACCGGCGCATGCCTTGCGTTTCGCCATCGAGGCGGCATTTGTGCAGTGGGCGGCGGCACAGGCGGGACAAGCCGTTTGGCAGTGGCTGGGGGCTCCCCAACCAGCAGTGGCTGTTCCAACGGCTTTCACCCTGCCCATCATGGAGCCAGAAGCCGTAGCGGCTTTCGTGCGGGAGCAAGGCATGGCCCGCTTTCAAACCCTTAAAGTGAAAGTAAACCAGGAAAGCGGGTTCGAGCTATTGCAGGCCCTTGTGCAAGAATTGCCGGGTCGGCCGCTCATCATTGATGGCAACGAGACCTGGCACGATGTCGATACTCTGCTGCAGTTCGTAGAGCGCGTAACAACCCTGCCCGGCTTACACGTGCGCCTACTAGAACAGCCCATGCCCGCCACTCACGTCGCTGACTACCAGTATCTGCGCGCCCGCTCGCCCTGGCCGGTTTTTGCCGATGAATCCGTCACCGATACCACCGACTTCGAAAGCATAGCCCAGCAGTTTCATGGCGTCAACATGAAGCTGATGAAGGCCGGTGGCTACCGCAACGGCCTGCGCATCTTGCGGGAAACCCAGGCCCACGGGTTGCAAACCATGGTTGGCTGCATGGTGGAAACGTCTCTTGGCATTTGGGGGGCTTTGCAAGTCAGTGGCTTGGCGCAAGTCTGCGACCTGGATGGCTTTCTCATCCTGCGCGACGAGCCATTCAACCTCGTGCATGAAGAAACCGGCCAACTTTATTGGCACGAGTAACGCTGGGCTAGTGCGTGCGTCTGGCACAGCGTTACCGCCGCAAGGCACGCGGTTAGCGCCCTATTTGCGCGTCCAGGCTTTTTATCTGCTGATTTACGTTGTCAAGCGCGGCTTGATTGGCGGGGTTAGGCGTCATCAAGCTGATTTTCTCGTTCAGAAGCTGGATTTTGCGAGTCAAAAGCCCCGTTAGCTCTTCTGCTACAGGAGTTGCCGAAACCTTGGTGCTGGTAGGGGAGGTACCGCGGTCTACGTACGTATTGAATTGCGCGTTGGAAGGTACCGAGGTGTTGCCCCGAGCAGCGGCGGCGCTGGCGGGTGTAGCAAACACCAGGTCACCGTTCATTTTCACGTAGTCGCCTTCGTGTAGCGTGGTTTTTTTGCCGGTCGTGAATTCAACGATGCCACTCTTGTAGTTAATTTTGGTGCCGTTGGAAAGCATCACGTTTTTGGTGAGCGGTGTAGAGCGCTGGCCCTGAACTAGCACAACAGCGCCATCCTGCATTATAAAACGATCAGTGGAGTTGGCCGTGACAGCTCCGACAGATGGTGCGATTTTGGCTTGAGCACTTGCGAAGTGTGAGGTGCCTGCAACTAGTGTGAGCAGAAAGAACAGGTATGGTAGCTTTTTCATACTTTCTTAAGGTAGCAGAAGGTGGGAAGCTCCTCTACGTTGGCACAGCCAAAACGATTGTCGTCAAATAAATAGAAAAATAAATATTGATTGATGTTGCAACATTAAATGTAGGTACATATATTTGCAACGCCTTTCCAAGGTAGCTCATCCTTATCATGAAAATCGAAGACGAAATTAAACAGCCAGTATTTAGTGATATCTTCCAAAAGGGGATGATTAACCTAGTGTACACCGCTGGCTGGATTGGGCAACGAAACGCTGCTTTGTTTAAAGATTACGGCATCACAGGGCCGCAATTCAATGTACTCCGCATTCTGCGTGGCCAGCACCCCAAGCCGGCTACCGTGAATCTGCTCATCGACCGGATGCTGGATAAGACCAGCAATGCCTCTCGCATAGTAGACAAGCTGGAGACCAAGAAACTCGTGACCCGCACCGTATGCCCCAGCAACCGGCGGGCCGTGGACATTCGCATTACCGAAGCAGGGTTGAGCCTGCTTCTTGAAATAGACAAAGTGCTCGTGCAGGCTCCTCACCTGCGCAACCTCACCGAAACCGAAGCTATGCAACTCAACGAGTTGCTCGACAAAATCCGCGACTGACGGCTTTCAGTTTGCTTTTACTTTTACTTAACACTTGACTTTATCATGAAAAAGATCATTCTGCCAGCACTGTTAGCTGTTACGCTGCTTGCGGCCCCTGTTCTGGCTGATACCCCTGCCGCTCGCACAACCACTGCTAGCAGCAAAGCCGCCGACAAAACCTACAAGCTGCAGCAGCAGCTCAGCAAATTGGGCTGGGTAGGCAAGAAGGTAACTGGGCAGCATAACGGCAGCGTGGAGTTCAAAGAAGGCAGCGTGTTGGTGCGTGGCAACCAAATAGTAGGCGGCATGTTCACCGTGGACATGAACACGCTGAAGGTGGAAGACATCAAGGATGCTGAAACCAATGGCAAACTGATGGGCCACCTGCGTTCCGACGACTTCTTCAGCATCGATAAGAACCCAACCTCGACCTTCAAAATCACCAAGGTTACGCCTATCAAAGCAGATGCTGCTGGTAACAACGCCACTATCACCGGCGACCTGACCATCAAAGGCATCACCAACCCAGTGACTTTTCCCGCCAAAGTAGGCGTGAAAGGTGGCCTGGCTTCTGCTAGCGGCACTGCTAACATTGACCGCACGAAATTCGACATCAAGTACGGCTCGAAGTCGTTCTTCGAAAGCATCGGCGACAAAGCCATCATGGATGAATTTGCCATGAGCTTCAACGTTATTGCCAAGGCTGAGCCAGCTGGCAACGCTTCAGCTAAAGCAGCTAAGTAGTAGCAGCCTCCAGTAAGAAGTAGCATAAAGTCCCCGCTGGTAATTACCAGCGGGGACTTTTGCGTTGTGGGTGGCCTGCTTCCATTACTCTGTTTGGCGGCTTTGACGGCGCAGCATCTGCTGTTGTAGCGCGCTAGCTGCGGTGGCAATCGGCTGCTGTACGGGCGCGGCATCAAGGCTGCTTAGGTCGAAGCGTAGCCAATAGGTGCCATCGGCGTGCGTGAACTCCCGGTCGTGGTTGACATCAGGGCGGACCTCTACCAGCAGCAAACTGGTCTTGGGTAACAATGTGCGGCTTTCCAAATGGGTGCCGTCGGGCGTGAGCTGCCGGAGCTGCCGGCCGCTCCGGTCGGAAACATACAAGGCGCTGGCGTCTTTTTCGTCCTGCCGGCCATCGGCATTGGTATCCGCTTTGATAACGGTGTAGAACAAGTAAGGCCAGCGAGCGTCAGGCTTACTATCGGTGTCAATTTCTGTAACTACGAAGCGCCCGTGCGGGAACAAAGCATGTTCCTGCAAGGTCGATTTCTGGAAGAAAAGTAGGTTGTAGCAAGTGCCTTCAATGTCATTGGGGCGGGTGTCGTACTCACTGTCGTAGGAACTGCTGGATAGCAGCTTGCTGCCAGTGCTACGCTCTTCTTCCAAAGGCACCACCGACACAGGTTGGTAATAGAAGTCGGTGCTGTCGAGGTTCTGTGGCTGATTATACTCTACCCGAAACTCCCGTGCCGCTTTCCGTACGGCGGCTGTATCAGGCGGTGCTGTAGCGGACACGGCCGCTGAGCGCCGCGTGGGGCTTTCGGAGCAAGCCACAAGGCTGCCGAGTAAAGTTAGCGCAACAAGCAGGCGAGGAAGGAGCATAGCACATCAGTTTCCCGCAAGTAACCACTAATCAGGTAGTACTAGCTCGCGCGGCAACACGAACTTTAGGCTGTGGCTTTTATTGCGTGCGTGCAACTGGCTTAGAAAGTCGTCGAGGTCTTCCTTGTATTCCAGCCACAGATCTTCGTGCAGATTGGTGGTAACGAGCTGGGTGGTGCGGGCTGCCAGCCGGGCCGTAGCCGTGTAGAAACCGCCGTACACGCTGTCGAACTGACCAGTGTAGTTATCGAAGATGAGGCGCAGGATGTACAAGTTCAGGTCGATTTCCAGGCGCTTGTCTTTGGTGACGCGTTTGGCGCGGGCCACTTCCTTGGTAGCTTTCTGAAGGGCTTTAGTAAGGCTACGGTTGAGTAATCGGCCAGTGGCGCCCACCGCAAACAGCTCGTGAATTCGGTCCGAAGTTTCCTCGAATACCGCCTCGATGGTTACGTCAGACAACAGTTCGAAGCGTAGCGTGTCGTAGAGCTCGGCGTCGCGGCGGGCGGCGCGGAGTAGTAGGGTTTCCTTTTCTTTATCGGAGAGGCGCTGGAGCGCTTTCTTGAAATCGGCAGACGGAACGGGCATGGGCAGGCAAAAACAGCAAGTGCGCACTAAAAGTAGACTAGAAACGCAGCCACGCAACTTTTGGCGATATTGCTGGTGCAGTTAGTAACTGTTGCTAAAAAAATTAGTATATTGAATTCAGTTAGCAACTCACTTTTCTATATGGCTTACCTCACCATTCAGGATGAAACGGCTACCGGCAGCATCCTCAACCGGCTAGAGCTGGAAATCACTCAGGAAACCCTCACTGTGCGCGACTTGATTGCCCAGCGCGTGCAGCAGGAAGTAGCCAATTACAACGTGCAGCAGTTGGATGTGTACCAAGGACTGGTGCAGCCTACCGACTCGGAGCGGATACTCAACGGGTTTCGGCTGCGCAAAGCCAAGCTGATTGACGCCGAAGAGCAGGTGTATAAGGCGCTCGAAGGATTCCAGCAAAACGGCTATTTCATATTAGTGAATGACCGGCAAGTGGAAAGCCTGGACGAAGAAGTATGGCTAGGGGCAGGTGCTACGGCTAGTTTCATCAAGCTCACGCCACTGGTAGGTGGATGAGGTACATTGCTATTTTACAAGCATTTGTGTATTCTTTTATGGCTAAAGCCTCCAAGTTTCAATTAGCTGCGCTACCCGCCAATGCCAGTCCGGTCAGCGTGGAAATGCACCCAGTACTGCAACAGCTTATTCGGGAAGCTGGCGCTAATGCCAACTGGCACAGCAACGTTACCCAGCTACCGGTGTACCAAGCCGCTCGGGCGGCAGATGCGGCCTACCGGGGCCGCTTGGCGCTGGCGGCCGTGGTAGCTTTGCGCGCCAATGAGGGCCGTATTCGCACGACCTGCTTGCAGCTGCTCGAAGGGCTCAGCCGAATGACTGTGGAGCTTAGTGAGGCCGATTATATTCAGCTTTTGCAGGCATACGGGTTGGTATTTGATGCGCCCTCTGGCGGCTCGGCGGCCCCTAATCCTTCTATTGTCAGCGATGCGTTGGTTTTTCCGGTGGGCCTCACTCTAGGTCAGCTTGAAAAGACCACGAAGAAAAGGGGCCTAGGTACGTCCCTAGCTGCTTATTTAGCCCAGTTTCTGGCCGCTACTGAGCGCGAGTCAACGGGCTACCGAGTCAGAGATATTGGCAAGCTGCACCATCGCCTTCAGGTTATTTTAGGCTTGGCTGATGGAAATAGCCGGCCGGTTGTCACCTTCCCGACTGGCGACCCTTTTGGTCAGGCCCTCAACGAGTTTGCAGCGGGCCTACCCGATGCGGACGCCACCACCCTGCCGTGGCTGAAGCTTTTTCAACTGTGGCAGAAAGCCAGCGGCGGACAGCCCACGGCCAAGTTGCGCAAGGAACTAGACGCTGCCGTGGTAGCAGTGGGCAACGAAAACGTATACAAGCAAAGCAGCAAATGGCTGCAACTGCTACTAACCATGCCGGTGGTAGAGCATTCTAACACCGTTGACTACAACAACGGCCACACCTATACTTACACGTCCTACACGTATTTGCTCGATGCCAACGCCGTGGTAGCTAAAGGAATGGTTTGGAGCCTGCTGCCGTTGCTGGACGAACCGCTTCGGCAACAGGTGGCTAGCTTGGCCGGTAAATGCTACCGCAAAATTCCGGGCAAAGGGCCGCTAGCGGTGGGCTTAGGTAATGCTTGCCTGTTCGTTCTTTCGCAGGGTGGCTTGCCTGGAGTAGCCGCTCTAGCGCAGGTTCGGTCGAAAATCAAGCAAACCAACACCCAGGAGCTGATTGCTAACCACATTGAAAAGGCCTCGCAAAAACTAGGCGTAAGTGCCGCAGAAATTGAAGATATGGCCATGCCCGACGCTGGCCTGCAAAATGGCCGCGTGCACGAGGAATTTGGGGAGTACACCGCTACGCTTACGCTGCTGGAAGGCAAGGCCGAAGTTCAGTGGGAAAAAGCCGGTAAGCCGTTGAAATCGGCTCCGTCAGCCCTCAAAAGTACGCACGCCGAAGAGTTAAAGGACTTGAAAACCACCCAAGCTTTAGCCCAACAAACGTTCCTGGCGCAACGTGAGCGGCTTGATCGTGGCTTCGTAGAGGAGCGGCGCATTCCGTTTGCTTGGTTTCAGCAATACTACTTCGGGCATGGCTTGATGGCTGAACTCGTGCGTCCGCTCATCTGGCGCTTTCATCAGGTTGGCGGCTCTTTCACGGATGCTTTATGGCTTGATGGCGCCTGGTGCGACAACCAGGGACAGCCTGTGGAACTGCCTTCCGAAACCGATACCGTGCAGTTGTGGCATCCCGTGCTGGCCGATAGCGCGCAAGTGCTGGCGTGGCGCAGCCTCCTAGATGCCCGGCAACTGCGTCAGCCCCTTAAGCAAGCCTACCGCGAAGTGTACTTGCTTACACCACCCGAAGAGCGCACCCGTACGTATTCCAACCGCATGGCGGCGCACGTTCTTAAGCAGCACCAATTCAACTCGTTGGTGAAGCTGCGTGGCTGGCGCTATAGCCTGATGGGTGCCTACGATAAAGGCTACGAATCGGATAGTGCCAAGCTGCTAGTGCCTGGGCACGATTTGCGCGCCGAGTTCTGGGTGAGTGAGGTGAATGCCGATGGTGCCTGGAACGATACAGGCATCTACTTCTATATCAGTACCGACCAGGTTCGTTTCACGCGCGCAAACGCCGACGAACCCCTCCCGCTGCCCGAGGTGCCCCCGCTGGTATTTTCGGAAGTGATGCGCGACGTGGACCTGTTCGTGGGTGTGGCCTCCGTCGGCAACGACCCGCTGTGGCGCGACAATGGGGGCTTGGTGCAGTACCGCAACTACTGGGAAAACTACAGCTTCGGGGAACTGGGTGAAGTAGCCAAAACCCGCAAGCTGGCCCTGGAACGACTGGTGCCGCGCCTGAAAATTGGGAAGGTGAGTGAAATCAAAGGCAATTTCCTGGAAGTAAAAGGCAAGCTGCGGACCTACAAAATCCACCTCGGCTCGGGCAATATCCTTATGACGCCCAACGACCAATACCTGTGCATCGTGCCCGACCGGTCCGTGAAAACCGCCAGCACTGCTGGCGTCTTCCTGCCTTTCGAAGGCGACGCCGTTTTGTCTATTATCCTCAGCAAAGCCCTGCTGCTGATGGACGACGACACCATCACCGACGACACCATCGTGCGCCAAATCAAGCAACGGTAGGAGGTTTGTGTTAAGAGCTAAAACCTAGTTCTCTTCCTCAGATGAGGAGGGGAACTAGGTTTTAGCCATACCATACGGCTTAGGAGTGTGGCTATTTAACTGTCTAAACAGCTTACAGCTTTTCGTCGAAGTACTGGGTGATTTTATTGTAGAGGTGCACTCGGTCTTTGCCGCCGACATTGTGTGGGTGGCCGGGATACACGAAGTAGTCGAGCTGGATGCCTTTATCAACGGCGGTTTTCAGGTAATCGAGGCTGTGCTGCCATACTACCACGTCGTCAACGGTGCCGTGGATGAGCAGGAGCTTGCCTTGCAGCTTATCCACGTAGTTGAGCAGGTTGGCTTTCTCGTAGCCATCGGGATTTTGCTGGGGCGTATCCATGTACCGCTCGGTGTACATGATTTCGTACATGCGCCAGTCGATAACCGGGCCACCGCCCACGCCCACTTTGAACGTGCCGGGGCTGCGCGTCATCAGGGTAGTAGTCATAAAGCCGCCGAAGCTCCAGCCGTGGATACCCATGCGGGTTTGGTCTACGTAGGGCAGGCTTTTGAGGTACTCGACGCCCTTGAGCTGGTCGGCCATTTCTACGGTGCCGAGCTGCCGGAATGTGGCCCGCTCAAATGCCGAACCCCGGTTACCGCTACCGCGTGAGTCCAGCGTAAATACCACGTAGCCTTTCTGCGCCATCAATTGCATCCAGAGGTTAGAGCCGCCTAGCCACGAGTCTGTTACGAGTTGCACGTGGGGGCCACCGTAGAGGTACACCACCGTCGGGTACTTCTTGGCCGGGTCGAAGTTGGGCGGCGTGATGAGGCGGCAATACAAGTCCGTAGTGCCGTCAGCGGCCTTAATAGGAAAGAGCTTGGTTTCGCCCAGTATGTAGCCGGCTACCGGATTGGGCGCCTTGAGAAGCTGTTGCTGCACTTTGCCACTTAGGCTCACCACCTGCACAACACGAGGTGTGGTAGCACTGCTGTAGGTATCAAGTAGGTGCTTGCTGCTGGGACTGAGTAGGGTGGCGTGCGTGCCTTTGCCTGAGGTGAGTTGGCGAGGCTTGCCCCCGTTTAGGCTTACGGCGTACGTGTGCCGCTCCAGTGGGCTGGCCGCTGTGCTTTGAAACACAACTTCGCGGTTCTTATCAGCGAAGCCTACCAATTCCGTGACTTGCCAGCTGCCCGTGGTGAGTTGGCGCAGCAGTTTGCCACTGGTTGAGTACAGGTACAAGTGTTCGTACCCGTCGCGCTGGCTGCGCCAGAGGAACTGGTTGGGTTGGCCCGGTACGAACGTGAGAGGGTGCAAGGGTTCAACAAAGGTCTTGTCGTCTTTTTCCTCGAACAAGGTTTTCACGAAAGCCCCGGTGCTGGCATCATACTGATTGAGCTTGAGGTGATTTTGGTCCCGGTTCAGTACCGCCACGTAAAGTGATTTCTCATCAGGGCTCCAGCTGATGTTGGTGAGGTATTGCTCTCGAGGTTCGCCGGTTTGCAGAAATACCGTTTTGCGCGAAGCCAAGTCGTACACGCCCACAGTTGCTTCGTGGCTTTTGTCGCCGGCCATCGGGTATTTAATGGGTACCGCCTTGGCTGGGGTGGGCTCCACTGTCACCAGCGGGTAGTCGGTCACCATCGACTGGTCCATGCGGTAGTAGGCCAGCTTGGTGCCTGTGGGGCTCCAGAAGGTGCCTTTGGTGATGCCAAACTCCGAGCGGTGCGCCGCCTGCCCATTCACAATGCCTGGGTTAGGCTCCTGCGTTACGGCCTCGTCTTCGCGGCCAGCCAACGACACGTATAGGTTCTGGGATTTGGTGTACGCCACGCGGGTTTTGGTAGGGTCCATGTCCACGTTTTCAGCGGCAGCATCATACCCAAACAGAGCCGTCGCTTGCTTGGTAGCGGCATCTATGCGGTACACTTTGCTGGCTCGGCTGGTGATAAGGCTGCTTGGCCCGCTCCACGTAACCACCGGAAAAGCAGCGGCCTTCACGGCGGGCGCCCCCGCCGCTTGTAGCGCTTGGCCTAGCTGGCCCAGGGTGAATACGGCCGTAGCTGGGCCACCCACGGCGCCCCGTACGAGTTCATCTTGCCCGCCCACCGTGCGCAGGAAACTGTATTCGTCTTTCGAACCCGGAATCCAAGTGAGCTGCCGCAAGTTCTCGGGCTGAAGGCTGCGGTTGAGGAAGGCATCTTCCATGGTCAGCAGTTTCTGTTGGGCGTGCGCGGGTAGTTGCGCCACCACTACCAGCAACCCAAATAGTAGCCGGAGAGGGGAGGAGTTAAGCATGAGATAAGCGAAAGAACCAGGAATAAGGAGCGGAAAATTACGTTCCCTTCCGCTAACCCGCTCATCGCATGTCTCCAGTAAGAGAGGACAATGGCCCGTGCACAGCCTACGCGAACTGCCTGGCAAGCCAATATAGGCTCTTGCTTAAAGAGACAAGGGTACTCCAAAAGCCTTGTTGGCAATCAACAATACTTTCCTGGAAACGCCGAAACGTTTCTGCCTCTCAAGTGGTTATACAAGGCCGACAGAGGTCATTATCCCCGTTTTTTTGCTCGTTTTTACGTACTTTTGCACCATGAATAGCAAACCGCAAATCGATTACGACGAGGACGTTCTGTTGCTGGAGGAAACCACCGACGTACGCGACCTTATTGTCTATAACGACGATATCAACACCTTCGACCACGTCATTAAAACCCTTATCGACGTGTGCGGCCACGAGCCCGAGCAAGCCGAGCAATGTACGCTGCTCATTCACTACAAAGGCCAGTGCACTGTGAAGCATGGCATCTACGATGAGCTAGTGGCCATGTGTACCGCCATCCACGACCGAGGCATTTCGGCCGACGTTTTATAAGTGGCTGAGCTGTGCAGGAAGTTGGGTAGCTGATCGTTTGGGCGGTCCGCTAATTCCACAACTCACGCAGCAGATCAGCCATGCAACTAGTTACTACTGAATGGATTTTCCTTCCAAACTGATTGAAAACGCCGTTGGGGAGCTGTCTAAGCTGCCCGGCATCGGTAAAAAAACCGCGTTGCGCTTAGCGCTGCACCTACTCAAAGCTGAAACGGATACCACCGCTACGCTGGCCGAGGCACTGGCCAAGATGCGCTTCGATATCCGCTATTGCGACACTTGCCACAACATTTCTGATACCGCGGAGTGCACTATCTGTGCCAACAAGCTCCGCGACCATAGCACCATCTGCGTGGTGTCAGACATCCGCGACGTTATTGCCATCGAGAACACCGGGCAGTACA is from Hymenobacter tibetensis and encodes:
- a CDS encoding DUF6799 domain-containing protein yields the protein MKKLPYLFFLLTLVAGTSHFASAQAKIAPSVGAVTANSTDRFIMQDGAVVLVQGQRSTPLTKNVMLSNGTKINYKSGIVEFTTGKKTTLHEGDYVKMNGDLVFATPASAAAARGNTSVPSNAQFNTYVDRGTSPTSTKVSATPVAEELTGLLTRKIQLLNEKISLMTPNPANQAALDNVNQQIKSLDAQIGR
- a CDS encoding YceI family protein, encoding MKKIILPALLAVTLLAAPVLADTPAARTTTASSKAADKTYKLQQQLSKLGWVGKKVTGQHNGSVEFKEGSVLVRGNQIVGGMFTVDMNTLKVEDIKDAETNGKLMGHLRSDDFFSIDKNPTSTFKITKVTPIKADAAGNNATITGDLTIKGITNPVTFPAKVGVKGGLASASGTANIDRTKFDIKYGSKSFFESIGDKAIMDEFAMSFNVIAKAEPAGNASAKAAK
- a CDS encoding MarR family winged helix-turn-helix transcriptional regulator, which codes for MKIEDEIKQPVFSDIFQKGMINLVYTAGWIGQRNAALFKDYGITGPQFNVLRILRGQHPKPATVNLLIDRMLDKTSNASRIVDKLETKKLVTRTVCPSNRRAVDIRITEAGLSLLLEIDKVLVQAPHLRNLTETEAMQLNELLDKIRD
- a CDS encoding DUF4132 domain-containing protein, with protein sequence MAKASKFQLAALPANASPVSVEMHPVLQQLIREAGANANWHSNVTQLPVYQAARAADAAYRGRLALAAVVALRANEGRIRTTCLQLLEGLSRMTVELSEADYIQLLQAYGLVFDAPSGGSAAPNPSIVSDALVFPVGLTLGQLEKTTKKRGLGTSLAAYLAQFLAATERESTGYRVRDIGKLHHRLQVILGLADGNSRPVVTFPTGDPFGQALNEFAAGLPDADATTLPWLKLFQLWQKASGGQPTAKLRKELDAAVVAVGNENVYKQSSKWLQLLLTMPVVEHSNTVDYNNGHTYTYTSYTYLLDANAVVAKGMVWSLLPLLDEPLRQQVASLAGKCYRKIPGKGPLAVGLGNACLFVLSQGGLPGVAALAQVRSKIKQTNTQELIANHIEKASQKLGVSAAEIEDMAMPDAGLQNGRVHEEFGEYTATLTLLEGKAEVQWEKAGKPLKSAPSALKSTHAEELKDLKTTQALAQQTFLAQRERLDRGFVEERRIPFAWFQQYYFGHGLMAELVRPLIWRFHQVGGSFTDALWLDGAWCDNQGQPVELPSETDTVQLWHPVLADSAQVLAWRSLLDARQLRQPLKQAYREVYLLTPPEERTRTYSNRMAAHVLKQHQFNSLVKLRGWRYSLMGAYDKGYESDSAKLLVPGHDLRAEFWVSEVNADGAWNDTGIYFYISTDQVRFTRANADEPLPLPEVPPLVFSEVMRDVDLFVGVASVGNDPLWRDNGGLVQYRNYWENYSFGELGEVAKTRKLALERLVPRLKIGKVSEIKGNFLEVKGKLRTYKIHLGSGNILMTPNDQYLCIVPDRSVKTASTAGVFLPFEGDAVLSIILSKALLLMDDDTITDDTIVRQIKQR
- a CDS encoding enolase C-terminal domain-like protein, with the translated sequence MLVWSLTPHTLPLRFTWKISRNASTFKTNLILQVHDPAGGPIGRGEAAPNVRYGETPEGIQQEFSALQQAGLGAVRTEAELHEFLATHTPAHALRFAIEAAFVQWAAAQAGQAVWQWLGAPQPAVAVPTAFTLPIMEPEAVAAFVREQGMARFQTLKVKVNQESGFELLQALVQELPGRPLIIDGNETWHDVDTLLQFVERVTTLPGLHVRLLEQPMPATHVADYQYLRARSPWPVFADESVTDTTDFESIAQQFHGVNMKLMKAGGYRNGLRILRETQAHGLQTMVGCMVETSLGIWGALQVSGLAQVCDLDGFLILRDEPFNLVHEETGQLYWHE
- a CDS encoding S9 family peptidase translates to MLNSSPLRLLFGLLVVVAQLPAHAQQKLLTMEDAFLNRSLQPENLRQLTWIPGSKDEYSFLRTVGGQDELVRGAVGGPATAVFTLGQLGQALQAAGAPAVKAAAFPVVTWSGPSSLITSRASKVYRIDAATKQATALFGYDAAAENVDMDPTKTRVAYTKSQNLYVSLAGREDEAVTQEPNPGIVNGQAAHRSEFGITKGTFWSPTGTKLAYYRMDQSMVTDYPLVTVEPTPAKAVPIKYPMAGDKSHEATVGVYDLASRKTVFLQTGEPREQYLTNISWSPDEKSLYVAVLNRDQNHLKLNQYDASTGAFVKTLFEEKDDKTFVEPLHPLTFVPGQPNQFLWRSQRDGYEHLYLYSTSGKLLRQLTTGSWQVTELVGFADKNREVVFQSTAASPLERHTYAVSLNGGKPRQLTSGKGTHATLLSPSSKHLLDTYSSATTPRVVQVVSLSGKVQQQLLKAPNPVAGYILGETKLFPIKAADGTTDLYCRLITPPNFDPAKKYPTVVYLYGGPHVQLVTDSWLGGSNLWMQLMAQKGYVVFTLDSRGSGNRGSAFERATFRQLGTVEMADQLKGVEYLKSLPYVDQTRMGIHGWSFGGFMTTTLMTRSPGTFKVGVGGGPVIDWRMYEIMYTERYMDTPQQNPDGYEKANLLNYVDKLQGKLLLIHGTVDDVVVWQHSLDYLKTAVDKGIQLDYFVYPGHPHNVGGKDRVHLYNKITQYFDEKL
- a CDS encoding ATP-dependent Clp protease adaptor ClpS; this encodes MNSKPQIDYDEDVLLLEETTDVRDLIVYNDDINTFDHVIKTLIDVCGHEPEQAEQCTLLIHYKGQCTVKHGIYDELVAMCTAIHDRGISADVL